From the Rhodoferax mekongensis genome, one window contains:
- a CDS encoding chemotaxis protein CheD — protein MSAYQNPDSQLHDTGGTPVKVLHPGDVALAFEGDRLETLLGSCVSVILTDPRRTVAAMCHIVHAGTPQGANKGDTAFAVCAMQEMLTLLRAVGIAPLLCHAFVFGGGNMFPQLFGHRHVGASNLAWVEEFLRAQGIEVVGMSAGGDFYRKVRWTVGRNPIQVECSGVVAGQEKHEEF, from the coding sequence ATGTCTGCTTATCAAAATCCGGATTCCCAGCTTCACGATACGGGAGGCACTCCAGTCAAAGTGTTGCATCCGGGCGATGTTGCTCTTGCGTTTGAGGGGGATCGTTTGGAGACCTTGCTGGGGTCGTGTGTTTCTGTCATTCTCACCGACCCTCGCCGCACTGTGGCGGCCATGTGCCATATCGTGCATGCTGGAACGCCCCAGGGCGCCAATAAGGGTGACACTGCGTTTGCGGTCTGCGCCATGCAGGAGATGTTGACCCTGTTGCGTGCAGTTGGCATCGCTCCTCTCCTGTGCCATGCATTCGTGTTTGGCGGTGGAAACATGTTTCCGCAGCTATTTGGACATCGGCATGTCGGCGCTTCCAACCTGGCGTGGGTCGAGGAGTTTTTGCGCGCGCAAGGTATTGAGGTGGTCGGCATGTCAGCAGGCGGGGACTTCTACCGTAAGGTTCGTTGGACGGTGGGCCGGAATCCTATCCAGGTGGAGTGTTCCGGGGTCGTGGCTGGTCAAGAGAAGCACGAGGAATTCTGA